A portion of the Trichomycterus rosablanca isolate fTriRos1 chromosome 17, fTriRos1.hap1, whole genome shotgun sequence genome contains these proteins:
- the snrpa1 gene encoding U2 small nuclear ribonucleoprotein A', which yields MVKLSAELIEQAAQYTNPVRDRELDLRGYKIPVLENLGATLDQFDTIDFSDNEIRKLDGFPLLKRLKTVLMNNNRICRIGENLEQSLPNLKELILTSNNIQELGDLDPLASVKTLTLLSLLRNPVTNKKHYRLYVISKLPQIRVLDFQKVKLKERQEAEKMFKGKRGAQLAMDIAKRTKTFTPGAGLQVDKKKTGPSVADVEAIKNAIANATSLAEVERLKGLLQSGQIPGRENRQGAHSMVEEEEEENEEEEMVMKETMYGAAGGEDDVEAMEEDVPVNGS from the exons ATGGTGAAATTATCGGCGGAGTTAATAGAGCAGGCTGCTCAGTACACCAACCCGGTCCGGGACAGAGAGCTGGATCTCAGAG GTTACAAAATCCCGGTTTTGGAAAACCTGGGCGCTACTCTGGATCAGTTTGATACCATCGATTTCTCCGACAATGAGATCAGAAAACTGGACGGATTTCCTCTGCTGAAGCGACTCAAAACGGTTCTGATGAACAACAATCGCATCTG CCGGATCGGTGAAAATCTGGAGCAGTCGTTACCAAACCTGAAGGAGCTGATCCTAACCAGTAATAACATCCAAGAACTG GGGGATCTGGATCCTCTGGCGTCAGTGAAGACCTTGACTCTTCTCAG tcTTTTAAGGAATCCAGTAACGAATAAGAAGCACTACAGACTCTACGTCATCAGCAAACTTCCACAGATCCGAGTTCTGGACTTCCAGAAGGTCAAACTGAAG GAACGACAGGAAGCCGAGAAAATGTTCAAAGGCAAACGCGGTGCTCAGCTTGCAATGGATATAGCCAAGCGCACAAAAAC GTTCACGCCCGGCGCCGGACTGCAGGTCGATAAGAAGAAGACGGGTCCGTCTGTGGCCGACGTGGAGGCCATCAAG AACGCCATCGCGAACGCCACGTCTCTGGCTGAGGTGGAGCGGCTGAAGGGTTTACTGCAGTCTGGACAGATTCCAGGACGAGAAAACAGACAAG GAGCACACAGCAtggtggaggaggaagaggaggagaatGAGGAGGAGGAAATGGTGATGAAGGAGACGATGTACGGTGCTGCTGGAGGGGAAGATGATGTAGAAGCCATGGAGGAAGACGTGCCTGTTAATGGATCGTAG
- the selenos gene encoding selenoprotein S has translation MNGDEATEIKPGTNRETLQNQDLSFLQTNVTTLFSEYGWYLLILCVGVYLLIQHLTKRRPSHDPSSTSAAPQDPGSVVRRQEALEASRLRMQAELDTKAAEFKEKQQRLEEEKRRQKIEMWESMKEGKSYKGTSRLTPNDEAGSSTTVLKPKTDRRPLRDSGFNPLSGDGGGTCSWRPGRRGPSAGG, from the exons ATGAATGGAGACGAAGCTACTGAGATCAAACCAGGAACAAACCGAGAGACTCTGCAGAACCAGGATCTGAGTTTCCTTCAGACTAACg TTACGACTTTGTTTTCGGAGTACGGCTGGTACCTGCTGATCCTGTGTGTGGGAGTTTATCTCCTCATCCAGCATCTCACTAAGAGGAGACCCAGTCATGATCCCAGTTCCACCTCAGCAGCACCTCAAG ACCCCGGCTCTGTGGTGAGACGGCAGGAGGCTCTGGAGGCATCACGCCTGAGAATGCAGGCCGAGCTCGACACCAAAGCTGCCGAGTTTAAGGAGAAACAgcagaga CTGGAGGAGGAGAAGCGACGGCAGAAGATTGAGATGTGGGAGAGCATGAAGGAGGGCAAGAGCTATAAAGGGACCAGCAGACTCACACCG AACGATGAGGCTGGAAGCTCCACCACAGTGCTGAAGCCGAAGACGGACAGAAGACCCCTCAGAGACAGCG gATTTAATCCTCTGAGTGGTGATGGAGGA